One part of the Carassius gibelio isolate Cgi1373 ecotype wild population from Czech Republic chromosome B6, carGib1.2-hapl.c, whole genome shotgun sequence genome encodes these proteins:
- the LOC127959427 gene encoding galactose-specific lectin nattectin-like isoform X2, whose product MAMLRSLLLLFIMFSTGNGAPKADIDVRCQDGWTHFETRCYKFFSQSATWIAAEKNCIDQHANLASVHKEEENHFLLGLLPSPTTRCWIGVQDAVEEGEWLWSDGTNYDYDNWCTGEPNNLNVENCGELNWTSDECWNDSTCTNLKGYICATRSEMYWPTDPE is encoded by the exons ATGGCAATGTTGAGAAGTCTGCTGCTTCTGTTCATCATGTTTTCCACGGGAAATGGTGCTCCTAAAGCAG ATATAGATGTACGATGCCAGGATGGATGGACACATTTTGAAACCCGATGCTACAAGTTCTTCTCTCAGTCAGCTACCTGGATTGCAGCAGAG AAAAACTGTATTGATCAGCATGCAAATCTTGCATCTGtgcacaaagaagaagaaaaccaTTTTCTGCTGGGTCTGTTGCCTTCTCCTACTACACGATGTTGGATTGGTGTTCAAGATGCTGTGGAA GAAGGAGAGTGGTTGTGGAGTGATGGAACTAATTATGACTACGACAACTGGTGCACTGGTGAACCTAACAATCTGAATGTTGAGAACTGTGGAGAGCTCAACTGGACCT CTGATGAATGCTGGAATGATTCGACCTGTACAAACCTAAAGGGCTATATATGTGCTACACGATCAGAGATGTACTGGCCCACTGATCCAGAGTAA